The DNA sequence CTGGCCCAGAAGTACAGGCAGCAGTTAGGAGCAAAGCTGAGTTGTACGCAGGGGGCAAGATGGAGGGATCTTATAAACAGCACTGAGAGGTGAAGGGAGAATGGGAGGGATAACACAGCACCGTTGGGTAAATTGAAAATATATGCATACAAAACCATGCTACACTTTATAAGAATACCTACAAACAAAAAAGTATAGCTCGAAGGCAGTAGATGGTAGGGGAAAGCAGTGGTCTGGGAGCATAAAAGAGAATTTTAGCAAAATgtaagtaagttttaaaatctggTGATACGTAAATTGGGTCATgctactttctcttttctcctatatgtgttatatacatataaatatgtgtttatgtataaaTGGCctgaatatatacatgtgtaaGACACACAGCCAGACGCTGCCCGGGAGAGAGCTGACTGGAGCTGGTACGTGACGATCAAAGGTTTGCGGTGTGAGGGGCTCTGGCTGCCCCGTGACACCCCCTCTCCGCCCTCCCAGGAGTGTCAAAGCCAGCCACATCCTGATCTCGTCCGACGGGAAGGTCTACCTCTCTGGTTTACGCAGCAACCTCAGCATGATCAGCCACGGGCAGCGGCAGCGTGTGGTCCACGACTTTCCCAAGTACAGTGTCAAGGTTCTGCCTTGGCTCAGCCCAGAGGTCCTCCAGCAGGTCTGTGCCCCGAGTCCTGAGGAGTCCCCATCCCTCACCAACTCAGTGTCCCAAGGGAGCCTTCAGGAATTTCCCAGGATGGGGAAGGAGTGAGGGGTGGAGTGAGGGCTTCTAGAGGGAGGGGTTCCCTGTTGGCACGTGGACCTGGGAGGCCTCTCAGCGTGGGTGTTGTTTCCCCTCGGGGGGGTCCCAAACTGGGCCGAATACTATTTCAGCCCCCATCAGAGGCCTTCCCATCTTATAGGAAGAGTGAGCCTTTTGGAAGTAGTTGGTGCTCTCCACGCCCCTCCACTAAGCAGGAGCATAGGCCCcacatttcttccttcttattaCACAGCATCAAACattccttcctttaaaatatcAGCTACTCTTCGGTAGTAAGGAAGAGGAAGGCTAAGGAAAGTGCGCTGGATTGAAGACAGGCATTCTGTTCCTCTCCCCCATGCCCTTCTCAAGCTATAGGTGGAGtgatctgtggggtttttttctcctgatttAGAATCTTCAGGGTTACGATGCCAAGTCTGACATCTACAGTGTGGGAATCACAGCCTGTGAGCTGGCCAATGGCCACGTCCCCTTTAAGGATATGCCTGCCACCCAGGTGAGCCTGCCGCCTGGTTTCCTTCTTGCCTGCCCCCCTGCATGCCTTCCCCTGCTGTGGAAGGGGACCCCAGGGCAGGAGAGCTCAGGAGCAGGCCCACTGCTCACTTCTGTAGGGCCTGGAGCAAGAGTACAAACGGAGGCCCACGTGCCATGTGTCTGTTTAGATGTATAAATCAAGctaacacatttttataaatttataaaatatatgctaGCCTCCTACTTTGATAAATATACCTGGAAGGTCTATTTCTAAATTATAGTTCTCAGACTCCTCAGGTTCTGTGCTACCTGCTACCACATTTTGGCCAATACCTTTGGAACCTTTGGCTTACAAGTTCAATTTCTTTTCATGCCCCTTACAACAAGTGCCCTTTGGTCACTCCTTGGCACGCACAGCCAGTGGCATCGTGTACCTTTGGGAGACAGCCTGGGGGAGAGACTTATCCAGGCCTTATCAAGTCCAGGAAGCAGACTTGGGATAGCTGGGCAAGGATTACTTTAGTCCTAAGTACCCTGGAGCATGATCTAGaactgggttggggggggggttggctcTAAGCGAACCTCTCCTTAAGCCCACAGAATGCCCTATGGGAGAAGGGGCACTTAGAGAATGGCCAGAGGGGAGCTCTGTAGAGCAGGGGTCCCAGGGAGGCTTCtaggaggaggtgacatttgagcctTGAAGGCAGATATGTGAAGAATGGGAAGTAGAAAGAAACTCTTGGCTAGAGGGAACAACATGTGCAATGATCCAGAGTCAAGAAAGGATAGGATCTGGGGAATGGCAATAGTTACAAATAGCTTAAGTACAAGGCACTTCCCGGGGGCTGCTaggtgatgtggctggagaaggaAGCCAGAGCAGATCCTGAAGGACTTTGTGTGCCACGCCAGGGCATTTGGTTCCTAGCCCAAAGCATGTGGAGAACTGCTGGTGGCTTCTGAGCCCAGAAGCAATAGCCTCAGATGCATTTTGTTAGATTACTACTGCAGGTAGAAGACCTAGCAGACTAGTTAGGAGAGTCATGGAAACATACATAAGGAATCTAGAAAAATTTAAGTCCATCGCAGAAAGGAGCTCTGGGAAAGTGAAAGGCTATGCGAGGTGAACAAGAGGTACGGACCCAGAAACAGCATGGTCCAGTAGCACTTTCTGGGATTGTGGGAATTCCTTATCTGTGCTGCCCAGTACGGTGGCCACTTACAGTGTGGTCAATGAGATGGAGGAACTGAATTATCAGCCAAATTTAAAATCACTTAAGTATAAACAGCTGCCCATGACTGGTGGCAGCACAGCTCTAGAGAGCCTTCCAGGTTTCTGGCTCCGCAGTTCACCAGGGCAACCCCAAGGACGGCAGTCCCTGAGGTGGGGCTGGTTTTGCTCGTGTAGAGTCCGAGGACTTCGGCCCAGCCGCCCTAGCGGAGCCTGCCCCTGGGCTCCCGTGCAGCCTGCCACAGGGACAgcccggggcagggtggggcgggtGCCATGTAACGCACCCCTTTGGACCCACAGGGGCACCACAGATTGGAGCCGGGCTCCAAACAAAATGACCTGATGGCCGCCTTCACTCTAGGGTGGGGGCTCTACGGGTGGAAGGCTGTGATCACGGTGTCGTATAAACGGGAGAGGAGACTGGGAGCCCCTTCCGTGCAGCCGTAGTCGGGGGGTGCATTTCTGTAGGCCTGCTCCTTGGCACTCTGGCCTAGCTAAGGGAGGGCTGCTGAGCCTGCGACCCGCATTGCTTCTGAAAAATCAGACGTACCccacttctcttttctctactCCCCCAAATTTGTATTTTGGGAAAAGTGTATTTGTAAGGAAACGCTATAGATCTCCCAGGGGCCCCCCCGTTCAGCCCGGGTCCCGGCTCTGTCCTCCCCAGATGCTGCTGGAGAAGCTGAACGGCACAGTGCCCTGCCTGCTGGACACCAGCACCATCCCCGCTGAGGAGCTGACCATCAGCACCTCACGCTCAGCAGCCAACTCAGGCCTGAGTGAGAGCCTggcccccagcacccccaggaCCTCCAATGGCGACTCGCCGCCCCACCCCTATCACCGCACCTTCTCCCCTCACTTCCACCACTTCGTGGAGCAGTGCCTTCAGCGCAACCCAGACGTAAGGTATCCTCTCCGGGCTGAGAGTGGGCTTTCGGGGGAGCGTGGGGGGCtggcggcggggaggggggtgaagGCCAAGTTCGAGAGGACACATCTGTCCCGGAAAGGGCTGGGTTCCTGGAGGAGTCCCGAGCCCCTGTGGCCGGAGGGATGATCACAAGGGTTTACTAAGAAgccagcctgggtggctctggctgTCGTGTTTCTGGGGGCTGATCGAAGAAGTAGAGGCTGCCCGAGGATAAGGTGTAAGCAGCAGGGTTTGGGAAGTCTGGGGCACAGGGGTGATGCTGGTCTCTCTTCCGCTTTCTCTGCAGACCAAGTGCCAGCACCCTCCTGAACCATTCTTTCTTCAAGCAGGTACTTTCCCGAGGCTCCCTGGGGTGGTTTTTCCCTTGCCTGTGCTTGGAAACACCCTGCACCACCTTTGCTTTGGGATCCTTAGTGTgtattctcccctcctcccttcgaGTCAGAGCGATGGCCCTGTTTCCGGAGCCCCTTAGAGGCGccgctccttcctctcccagagATTTTGGGCTCTAACAGGCCAACTGTCATGGGGCCACTTGGCCCCGTGGTGTCCTGGGAACCAGAGCAACGGGATCCACCCCTAACTGTCTCTCCCCCCTCAGATCAAGCGACGCGCCTCAGAGGCCTTGCCTGAGTTACTTCGCCCCGTCACCCCCATCACCAATTTTGAGGGCAGCCAGCCTCAGGATCACAGCGGGATCTTtggcctggtaacaaacctggaAGAGCTAGAGGTGGACGACTGGGAGTTCTGAGCCTCTGAAGAACGTTCACATCTCCGTCCCCCCGAGGCGAGGCATGAGCCCCGGGGGCCCTCCCCGAGGGCTGGCCACATTCCCACCCTCCTGGGTGCAGATTGGGTAGAAAGGACATTTCTGCCACCAGAGTTGGCCGCTTACTCACTGAGAGAGAAATTCCTGAAGAGAAACCTTCTTTACTGCTCCGGGACTTCTGAGACACAAGGGAATCCCGGGAACCAGTGATCAGAGAGGCCGGGAAGCTGACATTCCATCCTGGGAGCTCAGGCGACCTCTTCAGAAGGAAGAGATGCTATTCTGGCCCCAGAGGGCTGAAGGCCAAGCCCAGGGTTTGACTCTTTGACCCAGGGGACTGTGGGACTTCCTCTTCTCACTCTTGCTGTCCTACCAGGCTGttccattctcttcctctgctctcagaTCCTATAGGTCCACGGAGGGGCAAGCAATAAGCAACTGCCTCCCATCCCAGCCGCCAGACCACGTCCTAATAATTGAAAGGAAGGGCATTTTTTCTTGTCAAGCACCAAGTGAAGGGGGCAGTCCCTCCTTATCCCTCTCATTGCTTGGGCTGCAATCTAGAACTTTCCCATAGTTCATCGTGTGGTTCATCCCTTCCCCACCAAGAGTCCATCTTACTGCCTTCTGCTGGCTGCCTTGAGGCTTTCTCCAAGGCCACAATGTCTTGCCTAGCTTGAGGATTTAAGTCCTTATGCCGCTTTAGTTTCATCGCcagaacaaattaaaatttttggagACTCCACTGGAGAGTGGCATTGCTGTGTGCTGGCCATATAGTCACCCAGTCCCACATTCTCTGTCCCAGAGCGGTCCCAGGAGTGCACGCAGAAGCATGGCTGTAACCACTTTCATTAAGAAAGCCTCATAACAGACATAGAGCTGTCTCCTCACACCCAGAAATGTGAGGCTATTCATTTTAGCCTCACTTAGCCATCAAACCACTTTGGGGCTGGAAAGCCTAGGTGCCAAAGACTAGCCCTTCCGCAGGCCCCACTTCCGGGCCACTAGGAGTGGAGGCAGAAGAGGCTCATCTTTGGCAGGAAAGGAGGTGGAGGGTTTTGTTCTGTAACATGACTTGCAGTGTCTCCTTACCCCTGGAACTAATACCCAAAGAGCAGGTAACCTAAGACCCAGATCTGTCCCCTCTCTGTCATCCTGGCTGGTGGCCAATGAACCTGGGCAAGGGGGTGATTCCGCCCTTCGTCTCCATGGTGCTTCCCAGCCTGCATGGGCACCTTACCCCCTGCTGGTCCCTTAGGGGTAAGGAACCCTTCTCTGGCTCAGGCACTAAAAATGTCAGATTAAGGAAgtgcccctccctcttctctaaaGCTGCTTTGAACCCTCGAATGCTCTCACTTTCCCTTCCCTCGGAAATTTTAATACCAGTTTAGAAACGAACAATAAAACCCCTCTTCCTTTGGGCAGTTACAGGGGTTGAGGTAGAGGGAATGGATACCCACAGTGAGGCCGAGTGGGGAGGCCAGGTCACCTTTGTTTCCAGCTTTCCTCCTtaacccctgcccagctcatctCCTCCTTAGACCTCaagttcccctttctcaacaCCATTATCagcctgtttctttccttctgagcTGCTTCACCTGTGGTCAGCTCATACTCCGCGCCCAAGCTGCTGCTTCTGTGGGGGCTGCGCAGTTGCCCCTGCAGACTCgtcctgggcaggggagggggccaggCTGCCTGCTGCTCCCGGTGCTCTCCGTGCTCCCAGTGCTGCCGGTGCCGGGGAGGGCCGCACCTTCCTGCATCAGGGCGGACGCCTTTGAGAATTGGTGGCTGCTGTGCACACTGCCAGGAAAGATGCACATAAACACAATTTCAGAAGTgtgacacgcacacacacaccccagccaGGGAGGCCTGGGCCTGCATCTCCACCCATACGTAAATCTTGCtccagagaggggcaggaggctggggaggaaaAGCTGAGCGCCGCCTACGAGCCCTGAGGGGCCCTGCGGGAACTGAGGGAACAGTCTCGGGGCTGGGGAAGCCTGCCGCCTCCCCGGCCTCCCCTGCCGGGGACGGGGGCGCTGAGTTGTTCTGTTCCCTGGCGCGTGTGTGGGCCGTGCTCTGGAGCCACTAGTTCTATTCCTGCCACAGTGTGGGAACAAGCTATGTTTAGGGCTGTTTGGGAACAGCTTCCAGCCAGACGGCAGGCAGAGCCCGCCAGTCCCTGGGGCGAAGGAGACCCGGGTCTCCCGGCAGAGATCCCTCCAGGAAGCCGCTGCCCCATGTGCGCAGCACGGCTGAGCGCTACCCCCACCAGTGGGTGCGGGTCACCTGCCTCCTGCGCGCCTCCGACCTGTCTTGCCGGGTGCTggggccgcggccgccgccgggcagaggggcagggagtaGGGAGccaggggcggggggcgcggcTTCTGACGCCAGCCCTGCTGCTCTCGCTTTGTTCCTTGGAACCAGGCACTTCGGAGCCTCAGGCCTCTCCCTTGTGTAAAGTGGGGTTAGGGTGCGCCGAGAGACTTGCTTGTCTGAAGGATGGAAATCTCTTCCCCCGGAGGGAGTGCCCTCTCGCAGGCCACGGCGCCCGCCCGCAGGAACCCGGGGTTCCTACGGCCGCAAAAACCCGCCACAGAAACGCTTCAGGACGGCGGGCCTTGGAGCCTCCCGGGGCCCTTGTCTATGGGGTCGCAGGAGAAAGCGCTGAGGGGCGGTGGTCCCGCCGGCCCCCTCGTGTAGCCTGGGGGCAGAGCACGCGGACGCCGGGCCTCGCAGCCTCGCGTGGCGTGACCGCGTGCCGGCCGCCGCTACCTTCTTCCTCCCGCGGCCGAGCGGGGGCGGCCTCTGGCGGCCGGAGGACTGAGCGGCCGGAGGGGGCGTGGGATCCCGGACGGGGCCGCCCCCGCGGGGTCTGTCAAACCGCAGGGCCCACGGAGCGCCGGGCCCGCACGGGGGCCAAccgggggaaactgaggcagcgaAAGGCCCAGGAGCGCCCCAGTGATCCTTTCCCGCCGCAGGGGCGTCGCCGGGAGCGCCGTTTGTCCCGGGACCCCAGGCGTCTCAACCTGAACTCGTCCTCGCCCTGAGGCGTGCGATACACTCCCGCTCCGGGCCTTGCCTGGGTCCCGAGCGGGCCGACGGGGCTGCCGGCTTCTCGAGGCCGGCGAGCGCGGGGCCTGCGGGGACGGTGCGAGTGCCCGGAGTGCGGGGTCGGGGCGGGGGGCAGACAAAGGCAGGGGACTGAGAGCGAGGGAAAGACAAAGCACAGAGGGGGTCGGCGGCGGCGCCGGGGCCCCGGAGGCGGCTCCGGGCGCGGCGGAGCCAAtgggcgggcgcggggcgggggccggCGGGGGCGGCGCCGCGATaaggcggtggcggcggcggccgctCGGGGACCACTGGCAGCGGCGGCAGCTCGCGCCCTCCTCGCACCCGAGGCGTCCCCCGGAGACAGACCCCCCGCCCCGCGGCCCAGGCCGGGGCCCCGGTGAGACCCGCGggcgggccggggagggggccTGCATCCGTCTCACAAACCCGGGCGCCGAGGTGGGGGTGCGGGCGCAAGGACCGACGCTTGCGGGGTCCCGACGCCCAGCGCCCCCGCCCGTCGCTCTCGCCCGGAACCCCGAGGCCAGCGGCCGCCCTCCCGGGCGGGCCTCCGAGCGAGGACGCAGCCGAATCCCTCTGGCTGCGTCCGCGGGGGTCCCGGGTTTGGGGTCCGGTCCTCGCGGGCCCGGGGGCTAGAAGCGGGGCGCGCGGGCGGCGGGTCTgccgggcggggcgggcgcgCAGCCCGGGAGCGCTGTCCAGGGGCTGGGCCGGCCGAGCGGGGGGCACCGGCGACCTCGGCAGCCTTGGGCCGGGGTCAGGCCGGGCCAGCGGATTCTCACCGAAGCCCCGCCCGGCCCGCTCGCCACTGACCTCCCCTAGTCCAGGCGGGGTCCCGAGCTACAGGGCACCCACGGCGGCTGCgcggcgccccctcccccgccgctcCCGGCTAACTCTGTTCTTCCCCCGACACATGGTTCCACTCAGGGATCTCTGTCCCTTGGGGAGCAGCGTGGGGGGCGGGCGGGCGAAagggagaggtgggtgaggggcgGAAGTGGCAAGACCCAGAGCAACAGGAAATGACTTAGGGAAAGTCCCAACCGCAGCCCCCCAGTCCCCTGCCTGTAaacactcccaccccaccctgtaGGCTAGGGAAGGGCTTGTGGGGCCCGACCGACCGACTTCCCCTTGCAGAACCCAGCGGGTGCCGCGTCTCCACCTGGGGCCTCCATCACCCCCACCGAGCCATGTTCCAGGCTGCAGAAGCCGCCCAGGCCACCCCCTCTCATGTAGGTGATCAGCGGGGCGGGAGGGCTCCTCTCCTTCAGACGTCTGGCCTGGGGTGAAGGGGTGAGGGGCGGCAGGTTTGTCACCCTTTGCCctgaccctccacccccaccccgacaAGCGCCTGGGTTCTGAGTTGGTTACCGCAGTCATGGTCTGGGGCATCCCTCTGACCTGGCCCTGACTGGCCTTCTCCCTTaggaagccaaaggcagcggtgcAGGCAGCACTGTCCAGCGCTCCAAGGTAGGGCccctgagagtggagtgttgggggtggggagaagggatggGCACGGGTCAGGCCCCTGGCTGACTCTCTCCCCCCAACAGTCCTTCAGCCTTCGGGCCCAGGTGAAGGAGAGCTGTGCCGCCTGCCAGAAGACCGTGTACCCCATGGAGCGGCTGGTGGCCGACAAGCTCATTTTCCACAACTCTTGCTTCTGTTGCAAGCACTGTCACACCAAGCTGAGGTGCGCCcttgccctgcccctgccctcgcCTGCCAGCCCTGACCTGACCTGACCACAGTTGTTCTGCTTCTGCAGCCTGGGCAGCTACGCCGCACTGCACGGGGAGTTTTACTGCAAACCCCACTTTCAGCAGCTGTTTAAGAGCAAAGGCAACTACGATGAGGGCTTCGGCCGGAAGCAGCATAAGGAGCTTTGGGCCCACAAGGAGGTGGACTCCGGCACCAAGACGGCCTGAGGCCCCTCTGCCATCCACTGTCTCTGTAGAAGAGGacctggagaggggcagagggaagggtggGAAAGAGATTGGACCTGGGcttgggttggggggcagggtgggatgGGGATAAAGCCATCTTGCTCAGGCagagggctggggggcagggctcAGCTCCAGGGTTCCTTCATTCTCcctggggccagggtggggggggtcGTTTGGGAACCAGGATTGGGTTTTGCTCACCACCCTGCTTCCGACTTCTTTCAGCCTACCCCACCTCACCCCTGGCCCCCTGGGAGGCCCCCAGGCCCAGCTTCCCTATCTAGGTGCCTTTTCTCCAGCAAGGAGTCACCATGCCCCCTCAGGGTTCCAAGCTCCCTCACTGCCACCTGGGGCCCTCTGGGGCCCCCATGTCTCCCCATCTACCTCTGCCCTTAGCCTGGTTCTGAGCCATGGAGACCGGAGGAAGGAGAGCCAGCGTGCCCTGGCTGGGCCTCACAGAATGCCCACGAAAgccttgggggtggggtagggagggggaaGTGGATTAGCCCCGCCCTCCCCTGAAACAAGAGGCGGGGCATGCCCAGTGGGGCTTGGGACCCATCTTGCACCACCGGAGTCAAGAAGCAGAAGCTAAAGCACCTGCCCTGCTGAGAGCCAGAGACTGGCTGGGGTCTGGCATGGGCCACGCTCCTCTCCTCTTGTCCCCCGTTGCTGCCGGTTCTGACTGTTGTGATCAACCCTGTTTTAAACATGTTTTAACAGATTCTGACTCTGTATTATGTGGCCTGATGGGGCAGtggtcggggggtgggggacttTGTGGCAGGAAGGATGCAGAAGTGACAGGTGACATGGTCAGCCCAGAGCACTCCTGGCCttgattggggtggggggtggggctggtgaTGGGTGTGAAGAAAATGACACCAGCCTGAGAAAAAGAGGGGGTGCTCTTTTTTCAACAGCCAGGCCTCCGTGCTGTCATAACCAGAGTGGTTTTAGAACGGAAATTCCACTTTGCTTCTCAGCCTTGGGTCGGTTACAGGAGAGTCAGGacagctggctcagtcggtagaggaTACAACTCTTGAGCTCAccctgcactgagtgtggaacttacttaaaaaaaaaaaaaaaaaaaaaaagggtcaggCCATCAGTAGGTGATGGCCCATGGCCTCACTGCCTTTCAGTATACTGCAAGGCAGAACCCTTCTGCTGAGTCCTTGTCTGGAACCCCCTTGCCCTGGAAATCAGCAAAGGATGGTGGAAACCAGCAGATTCAGCAAGTACTGTTGAAAGTTCTGTAGCTCACTGTGTACTTCCCCATCTGTCCTCTTCCCCTTGCTTTTTCAAGCTCTAGAGTAGGGCAGCCACCGTCCCTGTCTCAGGTTGTCCAAGGAGAAAACAGCTTATCTGCTACTCTGAGGGACAAGTTTACTGCAGGGCAAGCAAAGCCAACCTGGAGGCCCCCAGACACCCGCACCCCGAGCGGATTATATGTGGGAAATCCGGGATGTCTGTCCCAGACCCATCTGTTCTGATTTCCCCAAACTGTCCGTGGGCTACATGAACTGGTAGAGCCAGAGGGCTGACTCCTGGGGGACATGCTGCCACTGCACCCGATATAAGACCGTAAGTTCCTAAGTGATGCCAAGCCCATAGGTCAGGGTAGGGAGCGGGTACTCAAACTGGTAGCAGATGGGCCACTGTGCTGTGAGAAGTGGACGCTGCCCCTTGCAGCAGAGCTGCTTCTCAGCAGAGGTGGCACTGGGTCTTCAGCATGAGGAGCACCGAGAGGCTCATTCAAAGCTGGCCCAAATTCTGCACGGGAGGCCTCAGATGGGGAAAGGGCAGTCTCTCCTTGCTCTGAGCTAAGCATCAGCCGCCGATAGGCCAGGGGAAGATAACAGAGAGGTGGCTCCTGGAGATGACTGAGCCTTGCCCTGCAGAACACGGCTCCGGGGAGGACTTCCCTGCACCGAGAAGACTCCTAGACGCCATGAAGTTCTGGACCCCAGCCACTGGTGACCCTTGGGTCGGGGGCGGCTGACAGTACCAGCTTGATAATCAGTCCCAACAGAAGCACACTCCGCAGAGCTCCtggaagtggggagagaagggaaccACCTCTGAGCTAGCAGTGGTCTCAACCAAGTCATCCCTGCCTAGGACCCTGCTTGGAGTCACTTCAAGTTCCCCGCTGAGGGACCCAAGCTGGCTACCAGGCACCATACCTGCTCCTCCTGGGAAAACACCTACTGTCTCCACTCCCCAACTGGAAG is a window from the Neovison vison isolate M4711 chromosome 5, ASM_NN_V1, whole genome shotgun sequence genome containing:
- the STRADA gene encoding STE20-related kinase adapter protein alpha isoform X1, whose protein sequence is MSFLVSKPERIRRWVSEKFIVEGLRDLELFGEQPPGDTRRKTNEASSESIASLSKQEIMSSFLPEGGRYELLTIIGKGFEDLMTVNLARYKPTGEYVTVRRINLEACSNEMVTFLQGELHVSKLFSHPNILPYRATFIADNELWVVTSFMAYGSAKDLICTHFMDGMNELAIAYILQGVLKALDYIHHMGYVHRSVKASHILISSDGKVYLSGLRSNLSMISHGQRQRVVHDFPKYSVKVLPWLSPEVLQQNLQGYDAKSDIYSVGITACELANGHVPFKDMPATQMLLEKLNGTVPCLLDTSTIPAEELTISTSRSAANSGLSESLAPSTPRTSNGDSPPHPYHRTFSPHFHHFVEQCLQRNPDVRPSASTLLNHSFFKQIKRRASEALPELLRPVTPITNFEGSQPQDHSGIFGLVTNLEELEVDDWEF
- the STRADA gene encoding STE20-related kinase adapter protein alpha isoform X2 produces the protein MSFLRWVSEKFIVEGLRDLELFGEQPPGDTRRKTNEASSESIASLSKQEIMSSFLPEGGRYELLTIIGKGFEDLMTVNLARYKPTGEYVTVRRINLEACSNEMVTFLQGELHVSKLFSHPNILPYRATFIADNELWVVTSFMAYGSAKDLICTHFMDGMNELAIAYILQGVLKALDYIHHMGYVHRSVKASHILISSDGKVYLSGLRSNLSMISHGQRQRVVHDFPKYSVKVLPWLSPEVLQQNLQGYDAKSDIYSVGITACELANGHVPFKDMPATQMLLEKLNGTVPCLLDTSTIPAEELTISTSRSAANSGLSESLAPSTPRTSNGDSPPHPYHRTFSPHFHHFVEQCLQRNPDVRPSASTLLNHSFFKQIKRRASEALPELLRPVTPITNFEGSQPQDHSGIFGLVTNLEELEVDDWEF
- the STRADA gene encoding STE20-related kinase adapter protein alpha isoform X3; translation: MSSFLPEGGRYELLTIIGKGFEDLMTVNLARYKPTGEYVTVRRINLEACSNEMVTFLQGELHVSKLFSHPNILPYRATFIADNELWVVTSFMAYGSAKDLICTHFMDGMNELAIAYILQGVLKALDYIHHMGYVHRSVKASHILISSDGKVYLSGLRSNLSMISHGQRQRVVHDFPKYSVKVLPWLSPEVLQQNLQGYDAKSDIYSVGITACELANGHVPFKDMPATQMLLEKLNGTVPCLLDTSTIPAEELTISTSRSAANSGLSESLAPSTPRTSNGDSPPHPYHRTFSPHFHHFVEQCLQRNPDVRPSASTLLNHSFFKQIKRRASEALPELLRPVTPITNFEGSQPQDHSGIFGLVTNLEELEVDDWEF
- the LIMD2 gene encoding LIM domain-containing protein 2 is translated as MFQAAEAAQATPSHEAKGSGAGSTVQRSKSFSLRAQVKESCAACQKTVYPMERLVADKLIFHNSCFCCKHCHTKLSLGSYAALHGEFYCKPHFQQLFKSKGNYDEGFGRKQHKELWAHKEVDSGTKTA